From the genome of Methylocystis echinoides:
GGGCGACCGCGACACGCTGCGGCCGCTTCTCTCCAAGGACGTCTTCGACGGTTTCGCCGGCGAGATCGCCCGCCGCGAACAGGCCGGCGAAACCATGGAGACGGCCATTGTCGCCATCGACTCGGCCCTCGTCGACGCCGCCCGCGCCGCGCCGCGCTTGAACGAGATCACCGTGCGCTTCGCCGTGCGCCTGATGACCATCCGCAAGGACAAGGCGGGCGAGACGATCGACGGCGGCAATACCGTGCCGGTCGAGGAGCTGTGGACCTTCGCGCGCAATCCGCGCGCCTCGGACCCGAACTGGAAGCTCGTCGCCACCCGCGCCGTCTGATCCCTTGCGCGCGCCGGGGGATTTCGCGCCTCTCTCCTTCGCGGCGATCCCCGGCGCCGGGGCGGATGATCTCGACGCCGCCCTGTCCGTCTTCCGGCGTTCCGCCGCCCGGCTTCTGGGCGGCGAAGACGCGCAACGACCGGCCTGCGCTCCCTCGCCCGCGCTGATCGCCGCCGCGCGCGCCGCGCTGACCGATCCAGTCCCGGGCTCGGAATTTTTTTCGCGCTGGTTTACGCCCTTCCGTCTCCCCCACAAAGGCTTCGTCACGGCCTATTACGAGCCGGAGGTCGACGCGCGGCTCGCGCCCGAGCCGGGCTTTGAGACAGCGGCGCTCTCCCGTCCGCCCGACCTCGTCACGCTCAACGCGGCGCCGCTTGTCGCGCCGACGGGCGAGACGCTGACGAGCGGGCGCCGATTGCCGGACGGCAGGCTCGCGCCCTACCCCACGCGGCGCGAAATCGAGGAGGCGGAGGCGAAGGAGGACGAAGCGATGGCGCGGCTTCATCCTGTGGAGCGCGCGACGCGGGCGTCTCGAAGCGGGGCGCCGATCGCCTATGTGCGAGATCCGGTCGAGCTTTTTCTCATCCAGGTGCAGGGCTCGGCGCGCCTGCGCCTCCCCGACGGACGCCGCCTCGCTCTCACCTATGACGGGCGCAACGGCTGGCCTTACACGTCAGTCGGCCGGCTCATCATCGAGCGGGGGTTGGCGCCGGCGGCGGAGATGTCGCTCGAGCGGCTGAAGGCGACATTGCGGGAGATGGGGGTCGGGCGCGATCAGCCAGGGCGAAGGCTGATGCAGGAAAATCGATCTTATGTATTCTTCCGCCTCGACGACTCAGACGACCGGCGCCTCGGGCCGATCGGGGGCGAAGGCGTTCCCTTGACGCCGCTGCGCTCGATCGCCGTGGACCGGTCGCTCTGGAGCTATGGCCTCCCCTTTTGGATCAGCGCGCGGATCCCGTGGGAAGGCGAAGCGGAGACGGGATTTCAGCGGCTGATGATCGTGCAGGACACGGGATCGGCGATTTTGGGCGCGGCGCGCGCCGATTTGTTTTTCGGCGCCGGCGACCGCGCGGGCGCGCTCGCCGGCCGCGTGCGTCACGACGCGGATGTCGTCGTCCTGCTCCCGCGCGAGGCGCCGGCGCCATGAGCGACAAGCCGCGCTACATGCGCCGCCTGACCCATGCCGAGGCGGAGTTGTGGACAATCGTCACGGCCAATGTGCGCCCCTTTCACGCCAGGTCTCCCGCGCAAAACGAAGCGCCGCCCGCGCCTGTCGTTGCGGAATCGCTGCGCGAGGCCGGTCAAAAGCCCGCGCCCGTCGCCCATCTCGACCGCCCGCCCGCCCCCAGGCCCCCGGCGCCGCTCGTCGAGATCGACCATCGCACCCGGGTAAAAATCAAGCGCGGGCGCCTCGACGTCGACGCGCGGCTGGACCTCCACGGCATGCGCCAGGACGAGGCGCAGCGCGCGCTCACCGGCTTTCTGCGCCGCGCCCAGGCCGACGGCGCCAAGGTCGCCATCGTCGTGACGGGCAAGGGCCTGTCGCGCGAGGAGGGCGGCGTGTTGCGCCGGGTCGTGCCGATGTGGCTGCAGGCCCCGCATTTGCGCGACGTCGTCGTCGGCTTTGGCGAAGCGGCGCGCCATCACGGCGGCGAGGGCGCGCTTTACGTGCAGATCCGCCGCGCCGAGCGAATGCGGCGCCGCTGAACTCGCCGAACGTCGCCAGCGTCTTATTCTCTTATGGATCGCAAAAAACGGCGCGACGGGAGAAGGAGGGCCTGATGTTTACGGGCAAGACGGCGCTGGTCACCGGGTCGACGCGCGGCATCGGCTTCGAGATCGCCCGCGCCTTCGCGGCCAAAGGCGCCAATGTCGTCGTCAATGGCGCCGGCGATTCCGCTCGCGTCTCGGCCGCTGCATCTGAAATCGCAAAGGAGTTTGGGGTGGAGGCGCTCGCCTGGCGCGCCGACGTCTCCGACCCTGAAGAGGTCGACGCCATGGTTGCGGCGGCGCGCGAGAAGTTTGGCGTCGTCGACATTCTCGTGGCCAACGCCGGCGTGCAGCATGTGGCGCCGATAGAAGACTTCCCGCTGCAAGAATGGCGGCGGGTGCTCGACACCAATCTCTCATCCGCTTTTTACGCCTTGCGGGCGGCCTTGCCGGGAATGAAGGCGCGGCAATGGGGACGCGTCATTTTGATCGCGTCTGCGCACGCCTCGATCGCTTCGCCCTATAAGAGCGCCTATGTCGCCGCCAAACATGGCCTCGCCGGCCTCGCCAAGACCGCGGCGCTGGAAGTCGCCAGCCACGGGATCACCGTCAACGCCATCGCGCCGGGCTATGTCTGGACGGAACTCGTCGAACGCCAGATTCCGGCGACGATGGCGGCGCGCGGCATGACGCGCGAGGAAGTCATCGACAAGGTGCTGCTCGCCGCGCAGCCGACGCGCCGCTTCGTGACGCCTCGAGAGGTCGCCGCCTTCGCCGTCTTCCTCGCCTCCGAGGAAGCCCGCGCCATCACCGGCGCCATTTTACCGATGGATGGCGGCTGGACGGCGCAATGATGAACCGCTCCGAGCAATTTTTTAGGTTTCCGCCCGAGCGCGCCAATCACTGAAAATGCACGACGGCGCCGTTGAGCCCAGCAGCTCGGCGCCGTTGGCGTTGACGGGGCGACGACTAAACCTTAACCGTATTCTTGGCCGAGCGCTTTCGTCGAGACATTGCCCCTTCGTGAGCCCATTTTGGAAAAAGCCCATGTCGATGAGCGCGTATCGTAGGAGAATCTTCGTTTCGATAGAGGTTTTCGCAATCCTCATCGTCTCCGCCGGGCTGTGCGAGATCGCATTACATGTCTTGAACCTTCCACCCGCCCCGACCGTTGGATGGAAATGGGAGACGAGCCCGTATAAGTCAGACCTTTACGCCAGTAAGAGCGACGTTAACCAATTAGGTTTGCGGGGGCGCCCTATTAATTACGCCAAGGACGATTTCGTTGTCGTGCTGGTGGGGGATTCTTACGTCGAGGCGGGCTTCCAACCGAAAGAGAGAATGCCCGAGAGAGTTCTCGAGGATATCTTGAAGACCAAGCATCGACGCGATGACATCAAGGTATTCAGCGTTGCTTCCGCGGGATGGGGACAGGATCAGGAAGTCCTGGCTCTGAGCGCATATCTCGCAGAGTTCCGGGCCGATCTCGTATTGATGTGGCTGACGCCCATAAACGACTATTGGGAGAACGGGAACATAGACAGAAGCGTGACGAAGGTCGCGGGGCGGATCAAACCGACTTTCGACCTGCGCACGGGCGATATCGAGACCCCTTCGTTTCGTTCGAAGTTGTGGCTGCTCCTGGAGGCGCTGTCGGCGCGCCTTCATTTTGGCCAAGGAGGCACAATAGAGCAGCTTTACTTGGACGATTGGCTCAACCATACGCCTCGGTCGTCTCTTGCGCCGACCTCGGCGTCCTCGTGTCCGGCGACCGAAGTCGGTCAGCTGGACATCGTGGATTCTTCCTATCCTCAAATCACCGCTGTCACCGGAGAAGACGTCGCGAATGGCCGCAGCCACTTCTCTCGTTTCATCAGACCTCTCGGCGCACGTGAATTGTATCAAATCGACATCACGCACCGCTTGATTCAAAAAGCCAGGGACGTCGCAAAACGAAGCGGCGCGCAGTTCAAAGTGCTGAACACCTTCGATGGCGAGCTGGATAAGGCGCTCAAGCGCGTGAGTTGCGTGAGAGACGCGACGTCCGGCGACCTGTACAAAACTGATTTTTCGGATATGGCGTTCGATTTCAAGGACGACGCATTTCGGGATGTGGTCCTGCGCGTCAATATATCGGCGGATAAGCCGACACTTGTTTCCAGCCGGGATTGGCACTTGAACCACGAAGGAAATCTGGTGGCCATGGGTGCGCTGGCCGACAGGTTGATGTCCGATGGCCTCTTGGAAAGAGCGGGCGAACGCGCAGCGACCAAGACGAGCAAACGAGGTCCCGACCTTCTCCAGTAATGAGGAGAGGGGTGCGGCCCGACGCGACGGCCGCGCCAAATCCGGCCCATCAATAGAGAAATCCCACGACGCGCGCGGGCGCGGCGGAGGCGCCCTTGAGGCGCAGCGGGAAGACGGCGACGTCAAAGCCGTGGCTCGGAAGCTGATCGAGACCGCGCAATTGCTCCATCTGCCAATAGGGCTTGCGCCGGCCGACGAGATGCCCCTGCCAGAAGATCGAGGAATCGTTCGCCTCTTTCGATTTGCGGATCTGGTGATGAAAGGGCAGGTCCCATCCCCATTGATCGATGCCCATGACGGTGACGCCTCGGTCGATCAGCCATTCTGTCGCCGGCGCGCTCATGCCGGCGCCTTTCTTCCAATAGTCCTTCGAGCCCTGAAAGGCGTCGCGGCCGGTTTGAATCAAGGCGATGACGCCCGGTTCGAGCGTCGCGCCGCTTTCCTGCAGACTCGCCGCCATGTCGTCGGCGGTAATCTCTTCGCCGTCGGCCTTGTGCCGCATGTCGAATTTGACGCCGGGGCCGAAACAGAGGTTAAGCGGCATTTGATCGATCGCCGCCGCCGCGCCGCCGTCGAGAAGCTCGGGGCCGTAATGCCAGGGCGCGTCGATGTGGGTCGTCGAATGAACGCCCATCTGCGTGATCGTGTCGTCGGCCCAGCCGGCGAAGCTTTTGGGAAAAAGTCTGAACGGAAGCCCGAGCGCGCGCACGAGCCAGCGCGCTTTCCAATGTTTGTGATGTTTGATCTTGACCCGCATGAAAAACGGATCGTTGCAATTATAGGCGATCTCCTTGGAGAGATCGACGATGCGCGCGGGCCGCGCGCGGCTCGTCACTGACATAAAATTTTCCTCATGATCCATTCGTAGAAAAACTGCGGGGAGACGCGCTTCATCACGAGCAGGAGCCGCTGGCTCGGCATGGCGACGACATAACGCAAGGCGGGCTCGGGCACGTTTAGAATCCGCGCGACGAGTTCAGCGACCGGCTCCGCTGTCGACGCCTTCGCTTCGAAGGCGCGCCGCTTGCGCAGGAACAGATCGAAGGCCTTTCCATAGACGCCCTCGCGCGTCGCCTGCGACACGCGCCGCGCCGTATGAATGTCGGTCTTGAAGTCTCCGGGCTCGACAATGACGACCCGCACGCCGAAGGGCCGCAACTCGAAACGAAGGCTTTCGCTCAACGCCTCCAGCGCCGCCTTGCTCGCGCAGTAATGCGCGGTGAACGGCAGGCCGATCTGTCCGGCGAGCGAACTCATATTGACGATGACGCCGCGGCTTTCCCGCAACGCCGGCGCCGCCGCCCGGCACAACCGCAGGGCCCCGAAGAAATTGGTTTCAAGAATGGCCTTCGCCTCCGCCATGGAGACGTCTTCGACCGCGCCCCGCTGCGAAAACCCGGCGTTGTTGATCAATGCGTCGAGCCTTCCAGCCTTCTCGAGAACCTGCGCGACCCCTGCTGCGACTGAGGCGTCGTCGTCGACGTCCATCTCCAAACTCTCGACGTTCTCGATTGTCGCATGGGTGCGCGCCGCGCCGAAAACCCGCCAGCCTTCCGCGGCGAGCCTTTCGGCGCAGAGTCGGCCAATCCCTTTTGAGGCGCCCGTAATCAGCGCGACTCGTTTTGTCTCGATCTCTTGGGTCACGGCCGTCTCATCCCGAATTTGGCGCGCAGCCAACCCGCGACCACGCGGTCGTGCCACGGAACGGGGTTGCCGGCGCCGTGAAATCCCAAATGCCCGCCGTGTGGCGAAAGCGCAGTTTCGATGGCCGGCAGGCGCGCCCAGTCGATTGCGTCATAACATGCCTGTGGAATCCAGGGATCGTCCAGGGCGTGAACGATCAGCGTGGGAAGCCCTATGCCGGCGAGGAAGGCGCCGGCTGAGTTGGTTTCGTAATAGGCTTCTGCGCCGCGATAGCCGAAGAGCGGCGCAACGAAGCGATCGTCGAATTCGAAAACTGTGCGCGCGCCAGCCACGGCGGCGCGCTGGGCCGTGGTCAACGCCGCGCCGGGCGCGAGCGCCTCGCGCTTCATCGCCGTGAGCAGGTAGCGGTGGTAGACGATGTTGCGCGGCGCCATCATGCGCGCGCAGGTCGCCGCCAGATCGAGCGGGGTCGATACGACGGCGGCGCCCAGGATGGGCAAATCGCCGACGCCCTCGCCCATGAATTTGAGAATGAGATTGCCGCCGAGCGAATGGCCGAGCAGGATCACGCCCCGCCGCAGCAGATCGGCCGGAAGCGCGCGCAGCGCGGCGGCGAGGTCTTCCGTGCGTCCGGCATGGTAGCGGCCCGTCGACGTCGGGCGCGACGGCCCCGATCCGCGCAGATTGAGCCGAAGCACAGGCCAGCCGTCGTCGACGAGCCGCCGCGCCGTCGCAATCACATTGACGCTCGCCTCGGAGCCGGTCAGGCCATGCACGAGAACGATGAGCGGCCGTTCCTGCGCGCCCGCCGGTCGGTCGAGACGCGCCGCCAGACGGTCGCCCTCCGAGACGGGCAATAACAGGCGCTCCGCGCCCGGGGGATTGGCCGGCCTCGGCGCCAGCATGTTCCGGATCGTCTGCAGATCGGGCCCGAGCCAGGGCGCGCGCTCGCGGAAGCGTGGAATCGAGAAAGGCGCGGCGTCGTCCATTCGGGCCATGGAGGGGGTAAAAAATAGCCGAGTTCGAGCCATTGCCCCGCTGGGACAAAAGCGCCCGCTTGCATTCCTCTCCATTCCATATTCTTTGAGCCGAGGCGGTGCAAACGAGAGAGTGCCGAATGAGCGTTTTTGTTCTGAATTTGACCCCTGCCGAGGTCGTGAAACTCTTGCGGACCGAAATACAAGCGGCCTGGGGCGCGCCCGAACTCAACATTGGCGGGCAAAAGGAATATCTCATCCAGGAAGAGTTCGACGCCGCCGCCTATGGCGTTACGGACAAGACGAACGTCGACCTCGTGACGTCGACCGCAACCTTAACCATAGAGCCGCGCGTCGAAAGCGGTTACTGGGTGCTCGAAACCATTGTCGAACGCGACCTCGGCGCCGTCCGGAAGCGCGAGGAATATGGGATGGTCCCTTCCGAGCTCTCGCTCGACGCCTTCGAGGCGGAGCTCGAGGCCTCGGACGTCAAGCGCACGAGCGTGCGGCTTTTGACGCAGACCCCTGAAGGGAAAGACGCTTTCGACCGCTGGCTCGTGGCGGCGCAGGCGAAGCGCGGCCACATCGAAAGGGAGACCAAGGAGAAGAAAATGAAAACCGACACAAGGAACCTTCTGGCCACCACGGCGCTCATCTGGCTCGTGGGCGCCGGCGCCTATTACCTCGGCAATTCCCAGCAGAGCGAGAAAGCGTCCCCGGCGCATGAAACCGCGAGCGTCTCAGAGCCTCACGCGCCCGCGTCGCAGAACGCGTCAGCCGGGTCCGCGCCCGCAGCCGAACCTGTCGCCTCCGCCGCCCCTGCGCCGCAGACGGCTGCGCCGGCCGCGCCCGCCGCTCCGGCTGACTCTTCCGACGAGCTTCTCGCTTTGCAGAAGGACCCCAAGCAGTGGGTGTCGCCGACGGGCGACTACGCCAACGTCCGCCACTCGGCGTTGAAGCAGATCACCGCCGACAATGTGGCGAAGCTGCAGCTCGCCTGGCAGTTTTCGACGGGCGTTCTGCGCGGCCACGAGGGCGCGCCGCTGGTCGTGGGCGACGTGATGTATCTGCATACGCCGTTCCCCAACATCGTTTATGCGCTCGATTTGAAGGATCCCGACCACAAGATCCTCTGGAAATATGAGCCCAAGCAGGATCCGTCGGTCGTGCCGGTGATGTGCTGCGACACGGTTAACCGCGGCCTCGCCTATGGCGACGGCAAGATCTTCCTCGCCCAGGCCGACACGACGCTCGTCGCGCTCGACGCCAAGACCGGCAAGCTCGTCTGGTCGGTGAAGAACGGCGATCCGTCCAAGGGCCAGACCTCGACCGCCGCTCCGCATGTGTTCAAGGACAAGGTCTTCGTCGGCATCGCCGGCGGCGAGTTCGGCGT
Proteins encoded in this window:
- a CDS encoding cyclase family protein, which translates into the protein MSVTSRARPARIVDLSKEIAYNCNDPFFMRVKIKHHKHWKARWLVRALGLPFRLFPKSFAGWADDTITQMGVHSTTHIDAPWHYGPELLDGGAAAAIDQMPLNLCFGPGVKFDMRHKADGEEITADDMAASLQESGATLEPGVIALIQTGRDAFQGSKDYWKKGAGMSAPATEWLIDRGVTVMGIDQWGWDLPFHHQIRKSKEANDSSIFWQGHLVGRRKPYWQMEQLRGLDQLPSHGFDVAVFPLRLKGASAAPARVVGFLY
- a CDS encoding alpha/beta fold hydrolase translates to MARTRLFFTPSMARMDDAAPFSIPRFRERAPWLGPDLQTIRNMLAPRPANPPGAERLLLPVSEGDRLAARLDRPAGAQERPLIVLVHGLTGSEASVNVIATARRLVDDGWPVLRLNLRGSGPSRPTSTGRYHAGRTEDLAAALRALPADLLRRGVILLGHSLGGNLILKFMGEGVGDLPILGAAVVSTPLDLAATCARMMAPRNIVYHRYLLTAMKREALAPGAALTTAQRAAVAGARTVFEFDDRFVAPLFGYRGAEAYYETNSAGAFLAGIGLPTLIVHALDDPWIPQACYDAIDWARLPAIETALSPHGGHLGFHGAGNPVPWHDRVVAGWLRAKFGMRRP
- a CDS encoding 3-hydroxybutyrate dehydrogenase, giving the protein MFTGKTALVTGSTRGIGFEIARAFAAKGANVVVNGAGDSARVSAAASEIAKEFGVEALAWRADVSDPEEVDAMVAAAREKFGVVDILVANAGVQHVAPIEDFPLQEWRRVLDTNLSSAFYALRAALPGMKARQWGRVILIASAHASIASPYKSAYVAAKHGLAGLAKTAALEVASHGITVNAIAPGYVWTELVERQIPATMAARGMTREEVIDKVLLAAQPTRRFVTPREVAAFAVFLASEEARAITGAILPMDGGWTAQ
- a CDS encoding SDR family oxidoreductase; the protein is MTQEIETKRVALITGASKGIGRLCAERLAAEGWRVFGAARTHATIENVESLEMDVDDDASVAAGVAQVLEKAGRLDALINNAGFSQRGAVEDVSMAEAKAILETNFFGALRLCRAAAPALRESRGVIVNMSSLAGQIGLPFTAHYCASKAALEALSESLRFELRPFGVRVVIVEPGDFKTDIHTARRVSQATREGVYGKAFDLFLRKRRAFEAKASTAEPVAELVARILNVPEPALRYVVAMPSQRLLLVMKRVSPQFFYEWIMRKILCQ
- a CDS encoding Smr/MutS family protein — translated: MSDKPRYMRRLTHAEAELWTIVTANVRPFHARSPAQNEAPPAPVVAESLREAGQKPAPVAHLDRPPAPRPPAPLVEIDHRTRVKIKRGRLDVDARLDLHGMRQDEAQRALTGFLRRAQADGAKVAIVVTGKGLSREEGGVLRRVVPMWLQAPHLRDVVVGFGEAARHHGGEGALYVQIRRAERMRRR
- a CDS encoding MltA domain-containing protein, which codes for MRAPGDFAPLSFAAIPGAGADDLDAALSVFRRSAARLLGGEDAQRPACAPSPALIAAARAALTDPVPGSEFFSRWFTPFRLPHKGFVTAYYEPEVDARLAPEPGFETAALSRPPDLVTLNAAPLVAPTGETLTSGRRLPDGRLAPYPTRREIEEAEAKEDEAMARLHPVERATRASRSGAPIAYVRDPVELFLIQVQGSARLRLPDGRRLALTYDGRNGWPYTSVGRLIIERGLAPAAEMSLERLKATLREMGVGRDQPGRRLMQENRSYVFFRLDDSDDRRLGPIGGEGVPLTPLRSIAVDRSLWSYGLPFWISARIPWEGEAETGFQRLMIVQDTGSAILGAARADLFFGAGDRAGALAGRVRHDADVVVLLPREAPAP